The following coding sequences are from one Salvia hispanica cultivar TCC Black 2014 chromosome 3, UniMelb_Shisp_WGS_1.0, whole genome shotgun sequence window:
- the LOC125209527 gene encoding protein WHAT'S THIS FACTOR 1 homolog, chloroplastic-like, translating into MTLWKKLSISKLSHFKREFGFPEKLNVLLLKHPGIFYVSNKYKIYTVLLREAYNGSELIEKDPVVVVKNKFGELMQEGLHEYNRRHYLMNLEKKKEKGVAKVRPIGRSRDDDDEKISEQNNQEGNLGGILDAEERKRFYKVLSGDDAK; encoded by the coding sequence ATGACTCTGTGGAAGAAACTCTCCATTTCCAAATTAAGCCATTTTAAGAGAGAGTTTGGCTTTCCTGAGAaattgaatgttttgttgCTGAAGCATCCTGGTATTTTCTATGTCTCGAACAAATACAAGATTTACACTGTTCTTCTCAGGGAAGCATACAATGGTTCGGAATTGATAGAGAAGGATCCAGTCGTTGTGGTGAAGAATAAGTTTGGGGAGCTAATGCAGGAAGGCCTGCACGAGTACAACCGAAGGCACTACTTAATGAacttagaaaagaaaaaggaaaaaggtgtTGCAAAAGTTAGGCCTATCGGAAGGAGtagagatgatgatgatgaaaaaatctctgaacaaaataatcaagaaGGTAATTTAGGTGGCATACTTGATGCGGAAGAAAGGAAACGATTTTACAAAGTTTTGTCTGGTGATGATGCTAAATGA